A stretch of Salarias fasciatus chromosome 23, fSalaFa1.1, whole genome shotgun sequence DNA encodes these proteins:
- the LOC115381684 gene encoding alkaline phosphatase-like, whose translation MASKKHFTFAGLLVLISVQWILCVPVEDELHASYWNNKAKQSLHEAMQMQRNVHRANNMILFLGDGMGVPTVTAARILKGQLAGRSGEESSLFMDAFPHVALSKTYNVDQQMPDSAGTATAYLCGVKANYGTLGLSAAAPRANCSAAYGNEVTSVLQRAKKAGKSVGIVTTTRVQHASPAAAYAHVPERGWYGDTDLTDEAVENGCRDIAYQLVHNTEIDVILGGGRQYMYNNTLQDPEYPSSQGGRNDGRNLISEWTSNKQNAKYVWNKADFDSVNPENTDFLMGLFEPKDCRYELDRDPSMDPSLSEMTEKAIKILSKNPNGFFLFVEDKGRIDHAHHGGTAKKALYETVEFDEAIGRAGELTSELDTLTVVTADHSHVFAFGGYSPRGNTVFGVSSATATDHKHFTTAVYGNGPGYQIKDGIRPDMNNSVTMDKEYRQQAAIPLDSETHGIDDVAIFAKGPMSHLFHGVQEQNYIAHVLAYAACIEPYNTCSLTPFNHAAAAHPSVLMLMMSLLLLALRSI comes from the exons ATGGCCagcaaaaaacatttcacttttgctGGATTACTGGTTTTGATTTCAGTACAATGGATTTTGTGTGTTCCAG TGGAGGATGAGCTTCATGCTAGCTACTGGAACAACAAAGCCAAGCAGTCTCTTCATGAAGCCATGCAAATGCAGCGTAATGTCCACCGGGCCAATAACATGATCCTCTTTTTAGGGGATG GTATGGGAGTACCAACAGTGACGGCTGCGCGTATTCTCAAAGGTCAGTTGGCAGGACGGTCCGGGGAGGAGAGCAGTCTGTTTATGGATGCCTTTCCACACGTGGCACTGTCCAAG ACGTACAATGTGGACCAGCAGATGCCAGACAGTGCCGGCACAGCCACAGCTTACCTGTGTGGTGTGAAAGCCAACTATGGTACCTTGGGTCTGTCAGCTGCCGCTCCAAGGGCCAACTGTAGTGCTGCCTACGGTAATGAAGTAACATCTGTTCTGCAACGTGCCAAAAAAGCAG GAAAATCCGTTGGAATTGTCACAACGACCAGAGTGCAGCACGCTTCCCCCGCAGCAGCCTATGCCCACGTTCCCGAACGGGGCTGGTACGGTGACACTGATCTCACTGACGAGGCTGTCGAAAACGGCTGCCGGGACATTGCTTACCAGCTGGTTCACAACACAGAGATAGAT GTCATCCTTGGTGGAGGTCGTCAGTACATGTATAACAACACCTTGCAAGATCCAGAGTATCCCTCTTCTCAAGGAGGCCGAAATGATGGGCGAAATCTTATTTCGGAGTGGACGAGCAACAAACAG AATGCTAAATATGTTTGGAACAAAGCAGACTTTGATAGCGTCAATCCTGAAAATACAGACTTTCTTATGG GTCTGTTTGAACCCAAAGACTGTCGTTACGAGCTAGACCGTGATCCATCAATGGACCCCTCCCTTTCAGAGATGACAGAAAAAGCAATTAAGATTCTGAGCAAGAACCCCAATGGATTTTTCCTCTTTGTGGAAGATAA GGGGAGAATTGACCATGCCCATCATGGAGGAACGGCTAAAAAAGCTCTCTATGAAACCGTAGAGTTTGACGAGGCAATTGGACGGGCAGGTGAACTCACCAGTGAACTCGACACCCTGACTGTGGTCACAGCTGACCACTCTCACGTATTTGCTTTTGGAGGATATTCTCCCAGAGGAAACACCGTCTTTG GAGTGTCTAGTGCAACTGCAACTGACCACAAGCACTTCACCACAGCCGTGTATGGGAATGGTCCAGGATACCAGATTAAGGACGGAATTAGACCTGATATGAACAATTCAGTCACAA TGGACAAGGAGTACCGCCAGCAAGCTGCCATTCCTCTTGATTCAGAAACCCACGGCATAGATGACGTTGCAATCTTTGCTAAAGGTCCCATGTCACACCTTTTCCATGGTGTGCAGGAGCAGAACTATATCGCACACGTCTTGGCCTACGCTGCCTGCATCGAGCCCTACAACACTTGTAGCCTCACTCCATTCAACCACGCTGCAGCAGCCCACCCAAGTGTGCTCATGCTTATGATGAGTCTCCTTCTTCTTGCCCTCCGCTCCATCTGA